CGCATGCCCGCCGTTAAGAAGCGGGCGACGTGAAAGGTTCCCTGTGTGGGACACGCTCCTACAACGGGGGTATCCAGATGCTTCTGCCGTATCTGCTCAAAATGATCAAAGGCGGTTTGCGGATCCGGTGACATGATCGACATCAGAATGATGTCCCAGTCATGCTGCTCGAGCACCTGCGACATGAAGTCTTCAGGTGTCGCACAGATTATCAGTTCATTTTCACTCACTCCCAGATACAGAGATATGAGTTCGCATTCATCGGGATTATCCCACCCAATCAGAATTCGCATATGTGGCCCCATTAAAATCGAATTCATAATAAATTAACTGATCTATCATATAATTTTTATCATCAGATATCGACACAAATTACCGGCAACAATGTGTTTAGAGAGAGATAACTCATTCAAATCAACAGCTGTGTACATTCTCATATCAACAGAGATTCACTCACAATCTGCTCCCTCCGAATGCTGAAAATACTGAACTTGATCCTCCCGCGCCGTGGTGCAAACTACGACGTTGTGAGTCGCGCGCGTGTACCGCATTTGCAGGTGATCATCAGGAACCGGGCTCAGATCAACACGATCAAAGCCACTGGTTTCAGCACGATTTTCCCAGTCAGTGCTCAAAAGTCATCTGCGGGTCGACACAAGTCGGATTACTTCACCAGACTGTGGGCACAAATCAGCATGATACCATAGCACTTCACACTGGTCTCGCCACCTGCTTTTATGAGTCAGTCTTGACGGTCTGGTGTCTCTGACGAGAATGGCGACATTGAAACAATTGGAAGAATCATAAATCAGGGGAACACTCCAGCTTCTATTCAAAACGGTTCGTACAGGCGGACCTCCGCGCCCCCGTTTCCTGTTTCCTGCACAGTCCCGTTTCCCCTTGGATTTTACCTGAAGTCATTTCGAGTCGTGAGATGAACACGCTGCAGTGATACACTACGATCCCTTAGAGATAGTAAGCATTCATTTTGAATTTTTGAAAATTCCAACCTGCGGCGCGTCACTCTGAGCTGGATGCCGACGACCAGCGAATCGCCGAAACTCACAGGCAATATCAGAATCCTGACGAGCTGACATGAATAAATCAGTTTCACTAAAGAACTCAGAATTCTCCGAAAAGCCTGTCGGCTCATTGACTCTCTCCAAACCCGGAAGTGATAATTGATAACAGGAAAGCCTGTCAGAGAAAATCGCTCCTGCAAGCTTCCCTCATTCAATGACTTCCCCTTTCTACCAGTTAACTGCCATTTTTTTTCTGATTTATGAATCATGCAGCAATCACCGCATGCTGCCCCATCAGAGTCACTACCAGAATACGCTGACAGCTTGCTGCAGGAGACGGAAAGTAACAGAGTAAAAGACAATTAATGTACTTCGCATAACAGGCTCACCCTGATTGCCATAATACCGTTCCCAATGCGGACGCTCTCGCAAAGGACCAATCGAATCATCATGCACCAGAATCGAAAGTCACATCATGCAACCCGCCGCCGGAATCGGCCTGGTTTGCTGCTCCTGCTTGGCCTGCTTTTACCCTGTGTATGGGTAGCACCTTGTGCGGCTGAGCCCCCCAACATCGTCCTGATCATGGCCGACGACCTCGGATTTTCAGACCTGGGTTGCTACGGTTCGGAAATCCGGACTCCCCATCTGGACCAGTTGGCGAAAGACGGCCTGCGATTCTCTCAATTTTATAATGCCGGTCGCTGCTGCCCCACGCGTGCTTCCCTGATGACGGGCCTGTATCCACATCAGTCGGGTATGGGCTGGATGAACCGAAACGACAAACTGCCCGGCTATCAGGGTGAACTGAACGAACACTGTGCCAGCATTCCCCAGGTCCTTTCGCCAGCAGGCTACCAGTGCTATCACGTCGGCAAATGGCATTTGACGTATCGCATGAAAGAATCCAACGAAAACTGGCCGCTGGGACGAGGCTTCACCCGCGCCTATGGCACCGGGGGAGGTGGAAACTATTTTGCTCCCCGACCACTTTATGAAGACAATCAGCATATCAAGCCTCCGCAGCAGGACTACTACGTCACCGATGCCTTCAGCCAGCGCGCAGTCGATTGCCTGAAAGATCATGCACAAAAACAGCTGCAACAACCCTTCTTTATGTACCTCGCTTATACGGCTCCGCATTTTCCGCTCCATGCCTGGCCCGCAGATATCGCAGGCTATCGAGGAAACTATCTGAAAGGCTGGGATCAACTCCGCAAACAGCGCCATCAGAAAATGCAGGAGTTCGGACTAATCAACAGCCCGCTCTCCCCGCGCGACCCCGATGCCAAAGCGTGGGAATCACTCTCGAAAAAGGAACAGCAGGAATGGGATCTGCGGATGTCCGTCTACGCCGCCATGATCACCAGCATGGATCGAGGCATCGGACAGGTACTCAAACAGCTGGATGAGATGGATGCTGCGGACAATACCCTGGTGCTCTTTCTGTCTGATAACGGTGCCAGTGCCGAGTACATCGATCGCGGACACCAGCCAGGCGCAGTCACAGGCACACGCGAATCCTTCCGCTGTGCCGAAGTCGGCTGGGCCAATACCAGCAACACCCCGTTCCGCTTCCATAAAATGTGGATGCATGAAGGGGGCATTTCAACACCCCTGATTGCCCGCTGGCCTCTTCAAATCAAACAGACTGGTGATTGGACACGACAGACCGGACACGTCATTGATCTGCTGGCCACCTTTGTTGACATTACCAAAGCGGAATATCCCAGGACGCGCAACGGTAAACAGATTACTCCGCTGGCAGGCAAGAGTCTGTTGCCCACTTTTCAGCATCCGGAACAGACAAAACCACGCACACTCTTCTGGGAGCATGAAGGCAACCAAGCCATTCACCAGGGAAACTGGAAACTGGTTAAAGAACATCAGCATGACTGGGAACTTTACGATCTGAGCCAGGATCGCAGTGAACTGCATAATCTGGCAAAATCACAACCGGAGCGCGCTGCCTCCCTCGCAGATACCTGGCAGACCTGGGCTGAAAAAGTGGGAGTCGTCCCCTGGGAGCAACTGCCGGCTCCGGGATATCGTAGCAAGGGTCCCGATTTTTATCGTAAAAAGTAAACCACGCATCTCGTCGCTTTGGGAGGATCATTATATGAAGCTGAAATCACTGCACCAGAGTCTGTTATTCGCCGTGTGTTTGCTGTCAATTCCTGAAACCATATTGCAGGCAGAACAGAAGGCCTCTGCTTCCCGACCGAATATTGTGTTCATCCTGATTGATGACATGGGCTGGCCCGACCCTGTCAGTTACGGAAACCAGTTTCACGACACGCCCCATATCGATCAACTGGCCAGCGATGGCGTGCGCTTCACCGATTTTTATGCTGCCTGCCCGGTCTGCTCTCCCACGCGGGCCAGTATCCAGGCAGGTCAATATCAGGCACGACTGCATCTGACTGATTTCATCCCCGGACATTGGCGTCCGTTCGAAAAACTGATTGTCCCTGAAAATGCACCCCATCTGCCTCTGGACATCGTCACACCTGGCGAGCTTCTGCAATCGGCAGGCTACAATACCGCCTACTTCGGAAAATGGCATCTGGGGCCGGAATCACATAACCCGGACCAGCAGGGATACCAGACTTCACTGGTAACAGGCGGCCGTCATTTTGCGCCCCGCTTCCGTACGACACCTCCCACAGAGGTTCCCGACAAAGCCTATCTCGCCGATTTCCTGACCGATAAAACGATTGAGTTTATCAAACAAAACAAATCAGATCCTTTCTTCGTCCAGTTGTCGCATTATGCAGTTCACATCCCGCTGGAAGCCAAACAGCAAATGATCCGGAAATATCAGCAGAAACCCAAACCGGCTTCCGGCATTAATAACCCTGTTTACGCCGCCATGGTCGCCCATGTGGACGACAGTGTGGGCCGCATCGTCGCTGCACTGAGGGAACTGAATCTGACTGATAATACCGTGGTGATCTTCACCTCGGACAATGGTGGTCTGCGACAAAGTTTTTCTGGCGGTGATATCGTTTCCACAAACGCCCCACTCCGAGATGAGAAAGGCTCACTCTATGAAGGGGGCATTCGGGTGCCGTTGATTATCAAATGGCCGGGAGTTGCTGCCGCGGGTAAAACGTGTGCCGAGCCCACCATCAGCGTCGATTTCTGGCCTACTTTTGCAGAGATTGCACATGCAAACCCTTCCGGACACCAGACCATCGACGGGCTGAGTCTGGTTCCTCTCTTAAAAGATCCCGCCAACCATCTCAACCGCGATGCGATCTATTTTCATTATCCGCATTACCATCACTCGACCCCGGCAGGTGCCATTCGCGCAGGAGACTGGAAGCTGATTGAATTTTTCGCAGATGGCAACCTTGAACTCTATAACCTGAAACAGGACCTGTCCGAGACCACGAATCTGGCTGAAAAGAATCGGGAAAAAGCGGTGGAATTGCAGCAGAAACTGGCAGACTGGAGAGCCAGCACGGGCGCCGCCCTGCCTGTCATAAATCCTGAATACAATCCTGCGCGGGCCTCTGAATTCTGGAATCCTCGCACAAATCAACCGGTTCCCGCACGAAAAAAGACGCGTATTGACCAGGCAAACTGATGGATGACTGATCGCTCCCTTGATTCTGCAGTCACAAATCGAGATATTCTATGATAGGTCACCTGAACTTTTCAGAGTTCAGCAGGAAACAGTCCGGATCGTCATCTGAGTCAACTGCAAGTCCTTATTATCTCTCAATTAGATCGTTAAACGAATATGTCTGCCGTCGCCCACTCCCCGCTGTTAAAATTACATCCTGATGACAATATCGCCATCGCACGCAATGCGGTCGGCGAGAATCAGGAGTGTGAATTATCAGAAACGGAAAGCGTCACCACCCGGGAAGACATCGATCTGGGACATAAAGTCGCGATTAAACAGATCAACAAAGGGGAAGCGGTCCGCAAATTTGGTCAGGTGATCGGCTTTGCCACCTGTGATATTCAACCCGGCTACTGGATCCACAGCCATAACCTGGCAGCAGGTGAGTTGAGCCTGGACTATGCATACTCAACTGATGTCCCCGCGCCACCCGAGCCGATCACAGGCCGCACCTTTATGGGTTACCGGCGTCCGAATGGGAAAGCGGGGACCAGAAATTATCTGGCAATCGTCAGTACCGTGAACTGCTCTGCTACCGCTTCCAAGTACATCGCCCGGGAACTGGCACAAACTT
The sequence above is a segment of the Gimesia algae genome. Coding sequences within it:
- a CDS encoding sulfatase, encoding MKLKSLHQSLLFAVCLLSIPETILQAEQKASASRPNIVFILIDDMGWPDPVSYGNQFHDTPHIDQLASDGVRFTDFYAACPVCSPTRASIQAGQYQARLHLTDFIPGHWRPFEKLIVPENAPHLPLDIVTPGELLQSAGYNTAYFGKWHLGPESHNPDQQGYQTSLVTGGRHFAPRFRTTPPTEVPDKAYLADFLTDKTIEFIKQNKSDPFFVQLSHYAVHIPLEAKQQMIRKYQQKPKPASGINNPVYAAMVAHVDDSVGRIVAALRELNLTDNTVVIFTSDNGGLRQSFSGGDIVSTNAPLRDEKGSLYEGGIRVPLIIKWPGVAAAGKTCAEPTISVDFWPTFAEIAHANPSGHQTIDGLSLVPLLKDPANHLNRDAIYFHYPHYHHSTPAGAIRAGDWKLIEFFADGNLELYNLKQDLSETTNLAEKNREKAVELQQKLADWRASTGAALPVINPEYNPARASEFWNPRTNQPVPARKKTRIDQAN
- a CDS encoding arylsulfatase, with product MHQNRKSHHATRRRNRPGLLLLLGLLLPCVWVAPCAAEPPNIVLIMADDLGFSDLGCYGSEIRTPHLDQLAKDGLRFSQFYNAGRCCPTRASLMTGLYPHQSGMGWMNRNDKLPGYQGELNEHCASIPQVLSPAGYQCYHVGKWHLTYRMKESNENWPLGRGFTRAYGTGGGGNYFAPRPLYEDNQHIKPPQQDYYVTDAFSQRAVDCLKDHAQKQLQQPFFMYLAYTAPHFPLHAWPADIAGYRGNYLKGWDQLRKQRHQKMQEFGLINSPLSPRDPDAKAWESLSKKEQQEWDLRMSVYAAMITSMDRGIGQVLKQLDEMDAADNTLVLFLSDNGASAEYIDRGHQPGAVTGTRESFRCAEVGWANTSNTPFRFHKMWMHEGGISTPLIARWPLQIKQTGDWTRQTGHVIDLLATFVDITKAEYPRTRNGKQITPLAGKSLLPTFQHPEQTKPRTLFWEHEGNQAIHQGNWKLVKEHQHDWELYDLSQDRSELHNLAKSQPERAASLADTWQTWAEKVGVVPWEQLPAPGYRSKGPDFYRKK